From a region of the Streptacidiphilus albus JL83 genome:
- a CDS encoding SCO2583/SCO2584 N-terminal domain-containing protein, which yields MYSEGFDAGSANHGGGADDEFATLVLDERFVRAALIHEPSARERQAALLDAAGFGSAYPRGSRRPRSRGPFGRGRHQAAPLRWQRTVAQVMLVVLGMLAMLVAAAAVYRGGGTERQPGQSPASTASTSSGSTASGSTAADPSAGRASAVRTASASGAAAVAVPAGAAAVQG from the coding sequence GTGTATTCCGAAGGCTTTGACGCCGGCAGCGCCAACCACGGTGGCGGCGCGGACGACGAGTTCGCAACCCTGGTCCTCGACGAGCGCTTCGTCCGCGCCGCGCTGATCCACGAGCCCTCGGCCCGGGAGCGCCAGGCGGCGCTGCTGGACGCGGCCGGCTTCGGCAGCGCCTACCCCCGGGGCTCGCGCCGTCCGCGCTCGCGCGGACCGTTCGGCCGGGGCCGGCACCAGGCGGCCCCGCTCCGCTGGCAGCGGACGGTGGCACAGGTGATGCTGGTGGTCCTCGGCATGCTGGCGATGCTGGTGGCCGCCGCCGCGGTCTACCGGGGCGGCGGCACCGAGCGGCAGCCGGGCCAGTCGCCGGCCTCGACCGCGTCCACTTCTTCGGGGTCCACCGCTTCGGGGTCCACCGCTGCGGACCCGTCCGCCGGGCGTGCCTCGGCCGTGCGGACCGCCTCCGCGAGCGGGGCGGCCGCCGTGGCCGTTCCCGCGGGGGCAGCGGCAGTGCAGGGCTGA
- a CDS encoding glutamate-5-semialdehyde dehydrogenase, translated as MSSSPDPAASPSNSASSTENPSDGAPLTEFPSPSLPSPLPQSPVLLAAYRAKAAAAELGPLPRTPKDEALLAIADALVVRTREIVEANAVDVAKAREAGTAESVIDRLTLNRERVAAIAADVRHVAGLPDPVGEVVRGSTLPNGLDLRQVRVPLGVVGIIYEARPNVTVDAAALCLKSGNAVLLRGSASAYASNQKLVEVLRDAVGGAGLPADCIQLVPGESRDSVQELMRARGMVDVLIPRGGASLIRTVVEQSTVPVIETGTGNCHVYVDAEADLAVAVEILVNSKASRPSVCNSAETLLVHQDIAEEFLPLALAALAEAGVTVHGDERVQAVAEASGSKAVVVPATTEDWETEYLSYDIAAGVVDSMDAAVAHIRMWSSGHTEAIVTTSQAAARRFTRVVDAAAVMVNASTRFTDGSQFGFGAEIGISTQKLHARGPMGLPELTSTKYIVTGDGHVRG; from the coding sequence ATGAGCAGCTCTCCGGACCCCGCCGCCAGCCCCTCGAACTCCGCGTCGTCGACTGAGAACCCGTCGGACGGCGCGCCGCTGACCGAGTTCCCCTCGCCCAGCCTGCCGTCGCCGCTGCCGCAGTCCCCGGTGCTGCTGGCCGCCTACCGGGCCAAGGCCGCCGCCGCCGAGCTGGGACCGCTGCCGCGGACGCCGAAGGACGAGGCGCTGCTCGCCATCGCCGACGCGCTGGTGGTCCGCACCCGCGAGATCGTCGAGGCGAACGCGGTGGACGTGGCGAAGGCGCGGGAGGCCGGTACCGCCGAGTCGGTGATCGACCGGCTGACGCTGAACCGCGAGCGGGTCGCCGCCATCGCCGCCGATGTGCGGCACGTGGCCGGGCTGCCCGACCCGGTCGGCGAGGTGGTCCGCGGCTCCACCCTGCCCAACGGTCTCGACCTGCGCCAGGTGCGGGTGCCGCTGGGCGTGGTCGGCATCATCTACGAGGCCCGGCCCAATGTGACCGTGGACGCGGCGGCGCTCTGCCTGAAGTCCGGCAACGCGGTGCTGCTGCGCGGCTCGGCCTCGGCGTACGCGTCCAACCAGAAGCTGGTGGAGGTGCTCCGGGACGCGGTCGGCGGCGCGGGGCTGCCGGCCGACTGCATCCAGCTGGTCCCGGGGGAGAGCCGGGACTCGGTCCAGGAGCTGATGCGGGCGCGCGGCATGGTCGACGTGCTGATCCCGCGCGGGGGCGCCTCGCTGATCCGGACGGTGGTCGAGCAGTCCACCGTGCCGGTGATCGAGACCGGCACCGGCAACTGCCATGTCTACGTCGACGCCGAGGCCGATCTGGCGGTGGCGGTGGAGATCCTGGTGAACTCCAAGGCCTCCCGCCCCAGCGTCTGCAACTCGGCGGAGACGCTGCTGGTGCACCAGGACATCGCCGAGGAGTTCCTGCCGCTGGCGCTGGCGGCGCTGGCCGAGGCGGGGGTGACCGTCCACGGCGACGAGCGGGTGCAGGCGGTGGCCGAGGCCTCGGGCTCCAAGGCCGTGGTGGTGCCCGCGACCACCGAGGACTGGGAGACCGAGTACCTCTCCTACGACATCGCCGCCGGAGTGGTGGACTCGATGGACGCGGCCGTGGCCCACATCCGGATGTGGTCCTCCGGCCACACCGAGGCGATCGTGACGACCTCTCAGGCCGCCGCCCGCCGTTTCACCCGGGTGGTCGACGCGGCGGCGGTGATGGTGAACGCCTCCACCCGGTTCACCGACGGCAGCCAGTTCGGCTTCGGCGCGGAGATCGGCATCTCCACCCAGAAGCTGCACGCCCGTGGTCCCATGGGCCTGCCGGAGCTGACCTCGACCAAGTACATCGTCACCGGCGACGGGCACGTGCGCGGCTGA
- a CDS encoding M48 family metallopeptidase has product MTEPSDSNVPSRTRKRFPGISTRAWEHPADRSALVALRKLSGFDEILKKLGGMVSERAVRLMFLASAVRASERQFSHLHEMVRDAAYTLDLEKVPPLYVTQDPVPNAMCIGMDAPVIVVTTSLVELLDEEEMRSVIGHEVAHAMSGHALYRTMLLILTNIAAKIAWVPLGNIAILAVITALKEWFRKAEISCDRAGLLVGQDPQASMRALMKLAGGHHLHEMNTDAMLEQAEEYDKAGDLRDSVIKLLQVLPQTHPFVAVRVRQIKQWSEGEEYSSIMAGAYPRRDTDSDASVSDNVKAAADSYAQSFKDTKDPLMGLIRDVAGGAGDLGGKLRDVFAGRTSAPADQPAADAEGQDGPTDSTPPSNGS; this is encoded by the coding sequence ATGACCGAACCCAGTGACAGCAACGTGCCGAGCCGCACCCGCAAGCGCTTTCCCGGCATCTCCACCCGGGCCTGGGAGCACCCCGCCGACCGCTCCGCGTTGGTGGCGCTGCGCAAGCTCAGCGGATTCGACGAGATCCTCAAGAAGCTCGGCGGCATGGTCTCCGAGCGCGCCGTCCGGCTGATGTTCCTGGCCTCCGCGGTGCGGGCCTCCGAGCGGCAGTTCTCCCACCTCCACGAGATGGTCCGGGACGCCGCCTACACCCTGGACCTGGAGAAGGTCCCGCCGCTCTACGTCACCCAGGACCCGGTCCCGAACGCCATGTGCATCGGCATGGACGCCCCGGTGATCGTGGTCACCACCTCCCTGGTCGAGCTGCTCGACGAGGAGGAGATGCGCTCGGTGATCGGCCACGAGGTGGCGCACGCCATGTCGGGCCACGCCCTCTACCGGACGATGCTGCTGATCCTCACCAACATCGCCGCCAAGATCGCCTGGGTGCCGCTGGGCAACATCGCCATCCTGGCGGTCATCACCGCGCTCAAGGAGTGGTTCCGCAAGGCGGAGATCTCCTGCGACCGGGCCGGGCTGCTGGTCGGCCAGGACCCGCAGGCGTCCATGCGCGCCCTGATGAAGCTGGCCGGCGGGCACCACCTGCACGAGATGAACACCGACGCCATGCTGGAGCAGGCCGAGGAGTACGACAAGGCCGGCGACCTCCGGGACAGCGTCATCAAGCTGCTCCAGGTGCTGCCGCAGACCCACCCCTTCGTGGCGGTGCGGGTGCGCCAGATCAAGCAGTGGTCGGAGGGCGAGGAGTACAGCTCGATCATGGCCGGGGCCTACCCGCGCCGGGACACCGACTCGGACGCCTCGGTGTCCGACAACGTGAAGGCGGCGGCCGACTCCTACGCCCAGTCCTTCAAGGACACCAAGGACCCGCTGATGGGCCTGATCCGGGACGTCGCCGGCGGCGCGGGCGACCTCGGCGGCAAGCTCCGGGACGTCTTCGCGGGCCGCACCAGCGCCCCGGCGGACCAGCCCGCCGCCGATGCCGAGGGCCAGGACGGCCCGACCGACTCCACCCCGCCGAGCAACGGCAGCTGA
- a CDS encoding SCO2583 family membrane protein: MGGRAEPPEGAPEGDSGGEDEIRPVVFDESFVRAARIQELSAQERMSSGTRPVRRRGLRTGGLPRQALALMLLVSMAFAAAVYLGTRHPYPEAVAGTTPLSITVIPLQPGAGGIPTAASSAAASAAGAPAAGSPAASASASASASASGSASATASATPTTSGSASPSASASVAPGPFAGTPLEDYAVGISGMQVPVPRHTADFSHDQVLHAMNTVLTYLQASSLDPQVLTGADTGSVRDLLAPSQTAQFDASLAHPQDDQQHDVTGWLVRFDPSKVRLAAPDDVRVQGTLTYQEVSPGTLEVTSDHTFVYALTEIPAATPTPAPGASGTPSASASATPAAGASSVSAAQPPTILFTVRRELRYRFTLADLNANQLEIIDSVVQAGPMSCDADVSSYLQPLFPAAVAPVVPGRHTGSSAPTTPIGPEPATTAPSVDPFDHTRPAWAVCGVMTGPTL, encoded by the coding sequence ATGGGTGGCCGGGCAGAGCCCCCGGAGGGTGCGCCCGAGGGCGATTCCGGGGGAGAGGACGAAATCCGACCCGTCGTGTTCGACGAGTCGTTCGTCCGTGCTGCCCGGATCCAGGAGCTCTCGGCCCAGGAGCGGATGTCCTCGGGCACCCGGCCGGTCCGTCGGCGCGGCCTGCGGACGGGCGGCCTGCCGCGGCAGGCGCTGGCGCTGATGCTGCTGGTCTCCATGGCCTTCGCCGCCGCCGTCTACCTGGGCACCCGGCATCCCTACCCGGAGGCGGTCGCCGGGACCACGCCGCTGAGCATCACGGTGATCCCGCTGCAGCCCGGAGCCGGGGGCATCCCCACGGCTGCCAGCTCGGCGGCCGCCTCGGCCGCCGGCGCCCCGGCGGCCGGCTCGCCCGCCGCATCCGCGTCCGCCTCCGCCTCCGCGTCCGCCTCGGGTTCGGCGTCCGCGACGGCCTCGGCGACCCCGACGACCTCGGGTTCGGCCTCCCCGTCGGCCTCCGCCTCGGTGGCCCCGGGCCCCTTCGCCGGGACGCCGCTGGAGGACTACGCGGTGGGCATCTCCGGGATGCAGGTGCCGGTGCCCCGGCACACCGCGGACTTCAGCCACGACCAGGTGCTGCACGCGATGAACACCGTGCTCACCTACCTCCAGGCGTCCTCGCTGGACCCGCAGGTGCTCACGGGCGCCGACACCGGCTCGGTGCGCGACCTGCTGGCCCCCAGTCAGACCGCGCAGTTCGACGCCAGCCTGGCCCACCCGCAGGACGACCAGCAGCACGACGTGACCGGCTGGCTGGTCCGTTTCGACCCCAGCAAGGTGCGGCTGGCCGCGCCGGACGACGTCCGGGTCCAGGGCACGCTCACCTACCAGGAGGTCTCCCCGGGGACGCTGGAGGTGACCAGCGACCACACCTTCGTCTACGCGCTGACCGAGATCCCGGCCGCGACCCCGACGCCCGCGCCCGGGGCGTCGGGCACCCCGTCGGCGAGTGCGTCGGCGACCCCGGCGGCGGGTGCGAGCAGCGTCTCCGCCGCGCAGCCGCCGACCATCCTGTTCACCGTCCGCCGGGAGCTGCGCTACCGCTTCACCCTGGCCGACCTCAACGCCAACCAGCTGGAGATCATCGACTCGGTGGTGCAGGCCGGGCCGATGTCCTGCGACGCCGACGTCAGCTCCTACCTCCAGCCGCTGTTCCCGGCGGCGGTCGCCCCGGTGGTCCCGGGCCGGCACACCGGGAGCTCGGCACCGACCACCCCGATCGGGCCGGAGCCCGCCACCACGGCACCGAGCGTCGACCCGTTCGACCACACCCGCCCCGCCTGGGCGGTGTGCGGTGTGATGACCGGGCCGACGCTCTGA